One region of Eriocheir sinensis breed Jianghai 21 chromosome 36, ASM2467909v1, whole genome shotgun sequence genomic DNA includes:
- the LOC127007784 gene encoding proline-rich protein 2-like, with protein MLKVAPLLLLLLAGVALGDRDLSQYTPGRPIPGFNYPGVQPYGGRHRHRQGRSPQETPQKQTRPAELPPKPELTRPFVRPTQHRTSPPAPEDHVPAQTLPAELPEDRPPTSELTKPVLRPTQRPQISPQAPEGHVPAQTLPAEVPESRTGELSPKSELTRPVARPDRPRVSPQAPEGHVPAQTLPAEVTGEESGSEVPSKETRPVPRPPQGPHISPPVPEGHVPVQTLPAKVPPRETRPNTRPTTGPHISPPAPEGHVPVQTLPATLPEARRAPLPPHYKLTKPVPRPWRG; from the exons ATGTTAAAGGTGGcgcctctgctgctgctgctgctgg CCGGTGTGGCCCTCGGTGACCGAGATCTGAGTCAGTACACCCCCGGCCGCCCCATCCCCGGCTTCAACTACCCTGGAGTTCAGCCTTATGGGGGCCGACACAGGCATCGGCAAGGCCGCTCCCCACAGGAAACTCCGCAGAAACAAACCCGACCAGCGGAGCTCCCACCGAAGCCCGAACTGACAAGACCTTTTGTACGTCCAACCCAGCATCGGACATCCCCGCCAGCTCCCGAGGACCACGTCCCCGCCCAGACGCTGCCCGCCGAGCTGCCCGAGGACCGGCCTCCCACATCCGAACTGACAAAACCTGTTTTACGCCCCACCCAGCGCCCACAGATATCCCCACAAGCTCCGGAGGGCCATGTCCCCGCCCAGACGTTGCCCGCAGAAGTACCGGAGTCCCGCACCGGCGAGCTGTCGCCCAAATCTGAACTGACAAGACCTGTTGCACGTCCAGACCGGCCTCGGGTATCCCCACAAGCTCCCGAGGGCCACGTCCCCGCCCAGACGCTGCCCGCCGAAGTGACAGGAGAGGAAAGCGGCAGTGAGGTGCCCTCCAAGGAGACAAGGCCTGTTCCTCGCCCTCCCCAGGGGCCTCACATCTCTCCACCTGTCCCCGAGGGCCACGTCCCCGTCCAGACACTGCCCGCCAAGGTGCCCCCCAGGGAAACAAGGCCTAATACTCGCCCTACCACGGGACCTCACATCTCGCCACCGGCTCCTGAAGGCCACGTCCCCGTGCAGACCCTGCCTGCCACTTTGCCAGAAGCCAGGCGTGCTCCACTGCCACCCCACTACAAGCTGACGAAGCCTGTGCCCCGGCCATGGAGAGGCTAG